In a genomic window of Myxococcales bacterium:
- a CDS encoding VWA domain-containing protein, with protein MTFAEPDLLAAAVLAPVVIFGLALLDALRRQAVVRRLGHVPQVQRMVASASGWRRWTKTTLLALGVSAIAIAAARPQRAGRRDGSKQGLDLVIGLDVSKSMLVADVGAPRLDKARAFIDELLPRLVNDRVSAMVFAGTAAHFPLTDDKEVGAQFLRDLGPADLPGGSDLGEAFRVAGCVLRPDTSDPWGGRCASVRGRGHGGDPLPGELIDTPVAAVTDEVSDRSKVFMLITDGADRVRPGDGAERAHAHAQRAKELGITLIVVGVGTTSGGNVPDIDDRGLPNGRWKYDDSGKVVRSALDPRALRELAEAGGDANRYIELGVAPPSIDAVVVALDALTRGSLTKKDQRVMDEWYAAFLFPGFMLLVIEACIGTRRRVKFPEGNP; from the coding sequence GTGACGTTCGCGGAGCCCGATCTGCTGGCGGCGGCGGTGCTGGCGCCGGTGGTCATCTTCGGGCTGGCGCTGCTCGACGCGTTGCGCCGGCAGGCGGTCGTCCGGCGGCTCGGGCACGTGCCGCAGGTCCAGCGCATGGTCGCGTCGGCGTCGGGCTGGCGCCGCTGGACCAAGACCACGCTGCTGGCGCTCGGGGTGTCCGCGATCGCCATCGCGGCGGCGCGGCCGCAGCGGGCCGGCCGGCGCGACGGCTCGAAGCAGGGCCTCGATCTGGTGATCGGCCTCGACGTCTCGAAGTCGATGCTGGTCGCAGACGTCGGCGCGCCCCGGCTCGACAAGGCCCGGGCGTTCATCGACGAGCTGCTGCCGCGCCTGGTCAACGATCGCGTCAGCGCGATGGTGTTCGCGGGCACCGCGGCCCACTTCCCGCTCACCGACGACAAGGAGGTGGGCGCGCAGTTCCTCCGGGATCTCGGCCCGGCCGATCTCCCGGGCGGCTCGGATCTGGGCGAGGCGTTCCGGGTCGCCGGCTGCGTGCTGCGGCCCGACACCAGCGATCCCTGGGGCGGCCGTTGCGCCAGCGTCCGCGGTCGCGGCCACGGCGGCGATCCGCTGCCGGGCGAGCTGATCGACACGCCGGTCGCGGCGGTCACCGACGAGGTCAGCGACCGCAGCAAGGTGTTCATGCTGATCACCGACGGCGCCGATCGGGTGCGGCCCGGCGACGGCGCCGAGCGCGCGCACGCCCACGCCCAGCGGGCCAAGGAGCTCGGGATCACGCTGATCGTCGTCGGCGTCGGCACCACCAGCGGCGGCAACGTCCCGGACATCGACGACCGCGGCCTGCCGAACGGGCGCTGGAAGTACGACGACAGCGGCAAGGTCGTGCGCTCGGCGCTCGATCCGCGCGCGCTGCGGGAGCTGGCCGAGGCCGGCGGCGACGCGAACCGGTACATCGAGCTGGGCGTGGCGCCGCCGTCGATCGACGCGGTCGTGGTCGCGCTCGACGCCCTGACCCGCGGCTCGCTGACCAAGAAGGACCAGCGGGTCATGGACGAGTGGTACGCGGCGTTTCTGTTCCCGGGCTTCATGCTGCTGGTCATCGAGGCCTGCATCGGCACCCGCCGGCGCGTGAAGTTCCCCGAGGGCAACCCGTGA
- a CDS encoding VWA domain-containing protein, whose product MMRWLRGLVPYALLVVIAGPIALGLRLYYFEPGRRVGALTWAHRDVWVLLGACLLLAWVGFHLRRARGATMGFSRVAELRRAGGGARSYFATLPAVLRIAALAVMVIALARPQTYRTITREVDSIDIMIVLDLSKSMEETDMARGEPLRQTDRLDAAQRVIRRFVANRRGDRVGLVVFAQQTMLQCPLTLDMEILDQVVAELQLDDIPAMGTAIGDGLGLGLAHLRRSDAKSKIVILLSDGENNISTQMTPQQAAEAAFKDRVKVFTVLVGAEDGPRQFGNTVNPATLRNIAQVTGGMFFKATDFRALQDGFETVRKELDKTRRVERERKKDAELWALPLAIALALLALEVLLSMTWLRRFP is encoded by the coding sequence GTGATGCGGTGGCTGCGCGGCCTGGTGCCGTACGCGCTGCTCGTGGTGATCGCCGGGCCGATCGCGCTGGGCCTGCGGCTGTACTACTTCGAGCCCGGCCGGCGGGTCGGCGCGCTGACCTGGGCCCACCGCGACGTCTGGGTGTTGCTGGGCGCGTGCCTGCTCCTGGCGTGGGTCGGCTTCCACCTGCGCCGGGCCCGCGGCGCCACGATGGGCTTCTCGCGCGTGGCCGAGCTGCGCCGCGCCGGCGGCGGCGCGCGCAGCTACTTCGCGACCCTGCCGGCGGTGCTGCGCATCGCGGCGCTGGCGGTCATGGTCATCGCGCTCGCGCGGCCGCAGACCTACCGGACGATCACCCGCGAGGTCGACTCGATCGACATCATGATCGTGCTCGACCTGTCGAAGTCGATGGAGGAGACCGACATGGCGCGGGGCGAGCCGCTGCGCCAGACCGATCGCCTCGACGCCGCGCAGCGGGTGATCCGCCGGTTCGTCGCCAACCGCCGCGGCGACCGCGTCGGCTTGGTCGTGTTCGCGCAGCAGACCATGCTCCAGTGCCCGCTCACGCTCGACATGGAGATCCTCGATCAGGTCGTGGCCGAGCTCCAGCTCGACGACATCCCCGCGATGGGCACCGCGATCGGCGACGGCCTCGGCCTGGGCCTGGCCCACCTGCGGCGCTCGGACGCGAAGTCGAAGATCGTGATCCTGCTGTCGGACGGCGAGAACAACATCTCGACCCAGATGACGCCGCAGCAGGCGGCCGAGGCCGCGTTCAAGGATCGGGTCAAGGTGTTCACCGTCCTGGTCGGCGCCGAGGACGGCCCGCGGCAGTTCGGCAACACCGTCAACCCGGCGACCCTGCGCAACATCGCGCAGGTCACCGGCGGCATGTTCTTCAAGGCCACCGACTTCCGCGCGCTGCAGGACGGCTTCGAGACCGTGCGCAAGGAGCTCGACAAGACCCGGCGCGTCGAGCGCGAGCGCAAGAAGGACGCCGAGCTGTGGGCGTTGCCGCTGGCGATCGCGCTGGCGCTGCTCGCGCTCGAGGTGCTGCTGTCGATGACCTGGCTGCGGAGGTTCCCGTGA
- a CDS encoding AAA family ATPase, which translates to MIERILIGLLANGHCLIEGVPGLAKTLTVKTLSQTIAASFQRIQFTPDLLPADITGTTIYNMHTGAFTQKKGPLFANLVLADEINRAPAKVQSALLEAMQERQVTIGDTTHRLPDPFLVLATQNPIEQEGTFPLPEAQLDRFMLLIRVTYPSAVEERAMLDKLTSPEVPVVHQVCEVEQLLAARRVVGNVFIDDKVRDYIVHLVHATRDPRAYGLHELAPLVEYGGSPRATICLAIAARAHAFLRHRAYVVPDDIKAIALDVLRHRVVITYEAEAEEITSEDVIRRVFEHIPVP; encoded by the coding sequence ATGATCGAGCGGATCCTGATCGGCCTCCTGGCCAACGGCCACTGCCTGATCGAAGGCGTGCCCGGGCTGGCCAAGACGCTGACGGTCAAGACGCTCAGCCAGACCATCGCCGCCAGCTTCCAGCGCATCCAGTTCACGCCCGATCTGCTGCCGGCCGACATCACCGGCACCACGATCTACAACATGCACACCGGCGCCTTCACCCAGAAGAAGGGCCCGCTGTTCGCCAACCTGGTGCTGGCCGACGAGATCAACCGCGCGCCGGCCAAGGTCCAGTCGGCGCTGCTCGAGGCGATGCAGGAGCGCCAGGTCACGATCGGCGACACCACCCACCGCCTGCCCGATCCGTTCCTGGTGCTGGCGACCCAGAACCCGATCGAGCAAGAGGGCACGTTCCCGCTGCCCGAGGCCCAGCTCGATCGCTTCATGCTGCTGATCCGCGTCACCTACCCGAGCGCGGTCGAGGAGCGGGCCATGCTCGACAAGCTGACCTCACCCGAGGTGCCGGTCGTGCACCAGGTGTGCGAGGTCGAGCAGCTGCTCGCGGCCCGCCGGGTCGTCGGCAACGTCTTCATCGACGACAAGGTCCGCGACTACATCGTCCACCTGGTCCACGCCACGCGCGATCCGCGCGCCTACGGCCTGCACGAGCTGGCGCCGCTGGTCGAGTACGGCGGCTCGCCGCGCGCGACGATCTGCCTGGCGATCGCGGCCCGGGCGCACGCCTTCCTGCGCCACCGCGCCTACGTCGTGCCCGACGACATCAAGGCGATCGCCCTCGACGTCCTGCGCCACCGCGTCGTCATCACCTACGAGGCCGAGGCCGAGGAGATCACCAGCGAGGACGTGATCCGCCGCGTGTTCGAGCACATCCCGGTGCCGTAG
- a CDS encoding transposase: MRASRSPRTPIQLTLDRARRPTGHGGWRPGAGRKKRKGSCAHLPRVRFPASVPVHVTLKVVGGLPSFRRAAVMRVVRAAISAGGHRGDFRVVHYNVLGDHLHLVVEAAGATALARGMQGLTIRLARRLNALLGRRGRLFAQRYHARPLRTPREVRNAVRYVLLNGRHHATSRSEVLSPGWVDPFSSALWFDGWKTAIRTDAPWLRALARAGCPTAAPRTWLLSVGWRRGGGLIDVDDVPGPAP, from the coding sequence ATGCGCGCATCCCGAAGCCCCCGAACGCCGATCCAGCTCACGCTGGATCGGGCGCGTCGCCCCACGGGGCACGGCGGCTGGCGTCCCGGCGCCGGCCGCAAGAAGCGCAAGGGCAGCTGCGCACACCTGCCGCGCGTGCGGTTTCCGGCGTCGGTGCCGGTGCACGTCACGCTCAAGGTCGTCGGTGGCCTGCCGTCGTTCCGACGCGCCGCGGTCATGCGCGTCGTGCGCGCGGCGATCAGCGCCGGCGGCCATCGCGGCGACTTCCGCGTCGTGCACTACAACGTCCTCGGCGATCACCTCCACCTCGTCGTCGAGGCCGCCGGCGCCACCGCGCTCGCGCGCGGCATGCAGGGCCTGACCATCCGGCTGGCCCGGCGCCTGAACGCGCTGCTCGGCCGCCGCGGCCGGCTGTTCGCCCAGCGCTATCACGCGCGCCCGCTGCGCACGCCCCGCGAGGTGCGCAACGCCGTCCGCTACGTCTTGCTCAACGGCCGGCACCACGCCACCTCGCGCAGCGAGGTGCTCTCCCCCGGCTGGGTCGATCCGTTCTCCAGCGCGCTGTGGTTCGACGGCTGGAAGACCGCGATCCGCACCGACGCCCCGTGGCTGCGCGCGCTCGCCCGAGCCGGATGCCCGACCGCCGCGCCACGCACGTGGCTGCTCTCGGTTGGCTGGCGCCGCGGCGGCGGCCTGATCGACGTCGACGACGTGCCCGGCCCAGCGCCGTGA
- a CDS encoding sigma-54-dependent Fis family transcriptional regulator: MRRARVLVVDDEPSTVDVVRAHLEADLAEVASAGEGAGALAAARAAQVEGRPFDVVLLDFHLPHASGREVARDLAAAGVDARIVIMSGRDAVPVAVEAMRMGAFDFIAKPLSRIDLRARIERAFRDRGGGREAGAGARRPRKSDVIIGAGPWLTQLYERLGMVAPTDVTVTIAGESGTGKELVARTIHSLSPRFERPFVVVSCAALPESLLEDELFGHVRGAFTDANRERDGLLASADGGTLFLDEVGELPLSVQAKLLRVLQFREYRRLGDDRDRQVDIRIIAATHRDLTAMVAAGTFREDLMYRINVFPLELPPLRDRAGDIPLLAQHFVLLHRARVDKRVDGITAGALARMCAEPWPGNVRQLENKIQEAMVVADGPLITEADLDLGRVPAGAAVDLTRPFQDLKRDVIDRFERSYLRALIDAHAGNLAAAARQAGMDRKNLWLLLRKHALAPGRGKH, encoded by the coding sequence GTGCGCCGCGCCCGGGTCCTCGTCGTCGACGACGAGCCCTCGACCGTCGACGTCGTGCGCGCGCACCTCGAGGCCGATCTGGCCGAGGTCGCCTCGGCCGGCGAGGGCGCCGGGGCGCTCGCGGCGGCGCGCGCGGCGCAGGTCGAAGGTCGGCCGTTCGACGTGGTCTTGCTCGACTTCCACCTGCCGCACGCCAGCGGCCGCGAGGTCGCCCGCGATCTGGCCGCCGCCGGCGTCGACGCGCGGATCGTGATCATGAGCGGCCGCGACGCCGTGCCGGTGGCGGTCGAGGCGATGCGCATGGGCGCGTTCGACTTCATCGCCAAGCCGCTGTCGCGGATCGACCTGCGCGCGCGGATCGAGCGGGCGTTCCGGGATCGCGGCGGCGGCCGCGAGGCCGGCGCGGGCGCGCGGCGGCCGCGCAAGAGCGACGTGATCATCGGCGCCGGGCCGTGGCTGACCCAGCTCTACGAGCGGCTCGGCATGGTCGCGCCGACCGACGTCACCGTCACGATCGCCGGCGAGAGCGGCACCGGCAAGGAGCTGGTCGCGCGCACGATCCACAGCCTGTCGCCGCGGTTCGAGCGGCCGTTCGTGGTCGTCAGCTGCGCGGCGCTGCCGGAGTCCTTGCTCGAGGACGAGCTGTTCGGGCACGTCCGCGGCGCGTTCACCGACGCCAACCGCGAGCGCGACGGCCTCCTGGCCTCGGCCGACGGCGGGACGCTGTTCCTCGACGAGGTCGGCGAGCTGCCGCTGTCGGTCCAGGCCAAGCTCCTGCGCGTCCTGCAGTTCCGCGAGTACCGCCGGCTCGGCGACGATCGCGATCGCCAGGTCGACATCCGGATCATCGCGGCCACCCACCGCGACCTCACCGCGATGGTCGCCGCCGGCACGTTCCGCGAGGACCTGATGTACCGCATCAACGTGTTCCCGCTCGAGCTGCCGCCGCTGCGCGACCGCGCCGGCGACATCCCGCTCCTGGCCCAGCACTTCGTGCTGCTGCACCGGGCCCGGGTCGACAAGCGCGTCGACGGCATCACCGCCGGCGCGCTGGCCCGGATGTGCGCCGAGCCGTGGCCCGGCAACGTCCGCCAGCTCGAGAACAAGATCCAGGAGGCGATGGTGGTCGCCGACGGGCCGCTGATCACCGAGGCCGATCTCGACCTCGGGCGGGTCCCGGCCGGCGCCGCGGTGGACCTGACGCGGCCGTTCCAGGATCTGAAGCGCGACGTGATCGATCGGTTCGAGCGCAGCTACCTGCGGGCGCTGATCGACGCGCACGCCGGCAACCTGGCCGCCGCCGCGCGCCAGGCCGGGATGGATCGCAAGAACCTGTGGCTGCTCCTCCGCAAGCACGCGCTGGCCCCAGGGCGCGGCAAGCACTGA
- a CDS encoding DUF58 domain-containing protein, with protein sequence MVASELFKKAKKIEIATRRLVDERLAGQYHSVFKGRGLVFSDVRPYMPGDDVRSIDWNVSARMNATHVKQFVEERDRTVNLVIDMSASGVFGTGPMSKRELAAELAAMVAFSAIKNNDRVGLFLVTDKVERYVPPKKGRRHVMRVVSEILTFRPESRATDLGAGLDFLGKIARRRSVVFLVSDFLSEGWDRPMRIAAQRHELVPVVMADPVELMLPRVGLVQFEDLESGEVVEFDTSGWNAIDYRRRLAGQAAAREQLLRRMNLDTVMVRTDEPYVDALIAFFKARARRMAHG encoded by the coding sequence ATCGTCGCCAGCGAGCTGTTCAAGAAGGCCAAGAAGATCGAGATCGCCACGCGGCGCTTGGTCGACGAGCGCCTCGCGGGCCAGTACCACTCGGTCTTCAAGGGCCGCGGGCTGGTGTTCTCGGACGTCCGCCCGTACATGCCGGGCGACGACGTCCGCTCGATCGACTGGAACGTGTCGGCGCGCATGAACGCGACCCACGTCAAGCAGTTCGTCGAGGAGCGCGACCGCACGGTCAACCTCGTGATCGACATGAGCGCGTCGGGCGTGTTCGGCACCGGCCCGATGAGCAAGCGCGAGCTGGCGGCCGAGCTGGCGGCGATGGTGGCGTTCTCGGCGATCAAGAACAACGACCGGGTCGGCCTGTTCCTGGTGACCGACAAGGTCGAGCGCTACGTGCCGCCCAAGAAGGGCCGGCGCCACGTCATGCGCGTGGTCAGCGAGATCTTGACGTTCCGGCCCGAGTCGCGCGCGACCGATCTGGGCGCCGGCCTCGACTTCCTGGGCAAGATCGCCCGGCGCCGCTCGGTCGTGTTCCTGGTCAGCGACTTCCTGTCCGAGGGCTGGGACCGGCCGATGCGGATCGCGGCCCAGCGCCACGAGCTGGTGCCGGTGGTGATGGCCGATCCGGTCGAGCTGATGCTGCCGCGGGTCGGGCTGGTGCAGTTCGAGGATCTCGAGTCCGGCGAGGTCGTCGAGTTCGACACCAGCGGCTGGAACGCGATCGACTACCGCCGGCGGCTGGCCGGGCAGGCCGCCGCGCGCGAGCAGCTGCTGCGCCGGATGAACCTCGACACGGTCATGGTGCGCACCGATGAGCCGTACGTCGACGCGCTGATCGCGTTCTTCAAGGCGCGGGCGCGCCGCATGGCGCACGGATGA